A stretch of Microbacterium sp. LWH3-1.2 DNA encodes these proteins:
- the lgt gene encoding prolipoprotein diacylglyceryl transferase — protein sequence MINAALSVVASIPSPSISYFDIGPLRIHIYALCIITGIIVAVLWTNARLTKRGAEPWVVIDIALLAVPLAIITARIYHVLTHWNFYFGEGANPWSALFIWEGGIAIYGALIGGAVGAWLGCRWTGIRFWTFADALAPSLLLAQAIGRFGNWFNQELFGLPTDVPWGLEIDYPNPAWPIGLPEGTLFHPTFLYEVLWNTLGVLFLVWAGRRFTLQWGRLFGLYLVWYSAGRIVWESIRIDPSDIFLGLRTNVWAAIFGVIIGLAIFFVQKSRHPGLEPSPYVSGREWKAGQAVQSQETDDFVDVSEPPTSEAEGVSATSTPANK from the coding sequence ATGATCAACGCCGCCCTGAGCGTCGTCGCCAGCATCCCGAGCCCGTCGATCAGCTACTTCGACATCGGCCCCCTGCGGATCCACATCTACGCGCTGTGCATAATCACGGGCATCATCGTCGCGGTGCTGTGGACCAACGCCCGCCTCACCAAGCGCGGCGCCGAGCCGTGGGTCGTCATCGACATCGCCCTCCTCGCCGTCCCGCTCGCGATCATCACGGCGCGCATCTACCACGTGCTCACCCACTGGAACTTCTACTTCGGCGAGGGCGCGAACCCCTGGTCGGCGCTCTTCATCTGGGAGGGCGGCATCGCCATCTACGGCGCTCTCATCGGCGGCGCCGTCGGTGCCTGGCTCGGGTGCCGGTGGACCGGCATCCGCTTCTGGACGTTCGCCGACGCCCTCGCCCCGAGCCTCCTCCTCGCCCAGGCGATCGGCCGCTTCGGCAATTGGTTCAACCAGGAGCTGTTCGGTCTTCCCACCGATGTGCCGTGGGGCCTCGAGATCGACTACCCGAACCCGGCGTGGCCGATCGGTCTGCCCGAGGGCACGCTCTTCCACCCGACCTTCCTCTACGAGGTCCTCTGGAACACGCTCGGCGTGCTCTTCCTCGTGTGGGCGGGTCGGCGCTTCACGCTGCAGTGGGGCCGCCTCTTCGGCCTCTACCTCGTCTGGTACAGCGCCGGCCGCATCGTTTGGGAATCGATCCGCATCGACCCGAGCGACATCTTCCTCGGACTTCGCACCAACGTCTGGGCCGCGATCTTCGGAGTGATCATCGGTCTGGCGATCTTCTTCGTGCAGAAGAGCCGTCACCCCGGCCTCGAGCCGTCGCCCTATGTGTCCGGCCGCGAGTGGAAGGCCGGACAGGCTGTACAATCTCAGGAGACCGACGACTTCGTCGACGTCAGCGAACCCCCGACGTCCGAAGCCGAAGGGGTCAGCGCCACAAGCACTCCTGCCAACAAGTAA
- the trpA gene encoding tryptophan synthase subunit alpha, protein MTSRVAAAIDAARAEGRGAFVGYLPLGFPDLEASIDAAVALAENGADILELGPPYSDPVMDGTVIQEATQAALAGGFRLRDTFTAVREITRRVDVPVLVMTYWNPVLQYGVDRYADDLLAAGGAGLITPDITPEAAPEWIAASERTGLDRVFLAAPTSTDERLELIAQNSTGFVYTVSTMGITGERAQLDAAARTLVARLREHGVEHACVGIGISNAEQVAGVLEYADGAIVGTALVRALRERGLEGLAATARGLAAGTARDAN, encoded by the coding sequence ATGACCTCGCGCGTCGCCGCGGCGATCGACGCCGCCCGCGCCGAAGGGCGCGGCGCGTTCGTCGGCTACCTCCCGCTCGGCTTCCCCGACCTCGAGGCGAGCATCGACGCGGCGGTCGCCCTGGCCGAGAACGGCGCCGACATCCTCGAACTCGGCCCGCCGTACTCCGATCCGGTGATGGACGGCACAGTCATCCAGGAGGCGACGCAGGCGGCCCTCGCCGGCGGATTCCGCCTCCGAGACACCTTCACAGCCGTGCGCGAGATCACGCGCCGCGTCGACGTGCCCGTGCTCGTCATGACCTACTGGAACCCCGTGCTGCAGTACGGTGTCGACCGCTACGCCGACGACCTGCTCGCCGCCGGAGGAGCAGGCCTCATCACGCCCGACATCACACCGGAGGCGGCGCCCGAGTGGATCGCCGCCAGCGAGCGCACCGGCCTCGACCGGGTCTTCCTCGCCGCGCCGACCTCGACAGACGAGCGGCTCGAGCTCATCGCACAGAACTCCACCGGCTTCGTCTACACCGTCTCGACCATGGGCATCACGGGGGAGCGCGCGCAGTTGGATGCTGCGGCCCGCACTCTCGTCGCCCGCCTGCGTGAGCACGGAGTCGAGCACGCGTGCGTGGGCATCGGCATCTCCAACGCCGAGCAGGTCGCCGGCGTGCTCGAGTACGCCGACGGCGCGATCGTCGGCACGGCGCTCGTGCGCGCGCTGCGCGAGCGGGGCCTCGAGGGCCTCGCCGCGACCGCGCGCGGCCTCGCCGCGGGAACCGCCCGCGACGCGAACTAG
- the trpB gene encoding tryptophan synthase subunit beta — protein MSLREAPGPLFGEFGGRYMPESLIAAIDELTAEYEAAKADPAFQAEFVRLLHSYAGRPSPITEVARFAEHAGGARVFLKREDLNHTGSHKINNVLGQALLTQRLGKTRVIAETGAGQHGVATATAAALFGFECTIYMGEVDTERQALNVARMRLLGAEVIPVKTGSRTLKDAINDAYRDWVASVETTNYIFGTAAGPHPFPAMVRDFQKVISEEARAQLLEEAGRLPDAVLACVGGGSNAIGMFDAFLDDEGVKLYGVEAAGDGVDTPRHAASIERGRPGVLHGAKTFVLQDEDGQTIESHSISAGLDYPGVGPEHAWLASIGRAEYIPATDDEAMQALRLLSETEGIIPAIESAHALAGALRIGRELGPDAILAVCLSGRGDKDMDTAARYFDLYDTGTDAAAAASAPHDDAAHGEGEKL, from the coding sequence ATGAGTCTTCGTGAGGCTCCCGGACCACTGTTCGGCGAGTTCGGCGGGCGGTACATGCCCGAGTCCCTCATCGCCGCGATCGACGAGTTGACGGCGGAGTACGAGGCGGCGAAGGCCGATCCGGCGTTCCAGGCCGAGTTCGTGCGGCTGCTGCACTCCTACGCCGGCCGCCCGTCGCCGATCACCGAGGTGGCCCGGTTCGCCGAGCACGCGGGCGGCGCGCGGGTATTCCTCAAGAGGGAAGACCTCAACCACACCGGGTCGCACAAGATCAACAACGTGCTCGGCCAGGCGCTGCTCACCCAGCGCCTGGGCAAGACCCGGGTGATCGCAGAGACGGGCGCCGGCCAGCACGGCGTCGCGACCGCGACCGCCGCGGCGCTCTTCGGCTTCGAGTGCACGATCTACATGGGCGAAGTCGACACCGAGCGCCAGGCGCTCAACGTCGCCCGCATGCGACTGCTCGGCGCCGAGGTGATCCCGGTCAAGACCGGCTCGCGCACGCTCAAGGACGCGATCAACGACGCCTACCGCGACTGGGTCGCGAGCGTCGAGACGACGAACTACATCTTCGGCACCGCAGCGGGCCCGCACCCGTTCCCCGCGATGGTCCGCGACTTCCAGAAGGTCATCTCCGAAGAGGCGCGCGCCCAGCTCCTCGAGGAGGCGGGCCGCCTGCCGGACGCCGTCCTCGCGTGCGTCGGCGGGGGCTCGAACGCGATCGGAATGTTCGACGCCTTCCTCGACGACGAGGGCGTCAAGCTCTATGGCGTCGAGGCCGCCGGCGACGGCGTCGACACGCCGCGGCACGCCGCATCGATAGAACGCGGGCGCCCCGGCGTGCTGCACGGCGCGAAGACCTTCGTCCTCCAGGACGAGGACGGCCAGACGATCGAGTCCCACTCGATCTCGGCGGGCCTCGACTACCCGGGCGTCGGCCCCGAGCACGCGTGGCTCGCCTCGATCGGCCGCGCCGAGTACATCCCCGCGACCGACGACGAGGCGATGCAGGCGCTGCGCCTCCTCTCCGAGACCGAGGGGATCATCCCCGCGATCGAATCGGCCCACGCCCTCGCCGGCGCGCTGCGCATCGGCCGCGAGCTCGGCCCGGATGCCATCCTCGCCGTATGCCTCTCGGGCCGCGGCGACAAGGACATGGACACCGCCGCGCGCTACTTCGACCTTTACGACACGGGGACGGATGCTGCGGCCGCCGCCTCGGCGCCCCACGACGACGCCGCCCACGGCGAAGGGGAGAAGCTATGA
- the trpC gene encoding indole-3-glycerol phosphate synthase TrpC, translating to MLADLTAGAVEDAEARASVRPLAEVESAALAQRPTLDVVTALAPSDRVKIIAEVKRASPSRGDLAAIPDPALQARRYEEGGASAISVLTEGRKFKGSLADLEAVKAAVTLPVLRKDFIATEYQVLEARASGADLVLLIVAALEQDVLARLHAFVRELGMTALVETHSADEVDRAADLGAQLIGVNARDLSTFQLDRDLFGRLAERIPAGAIKIAESAVLVPEDVAHYRRAGADVVLVGEALVTNDPVSTLRAFLEAGA from the coding sequence ATGCTCGCCGACCTCACGGCCGGCGCGGTTGAGGATGCCGAGGCACGCGCCTCGGTGCGACCCCTGGCAGAGGTGGAGTCCGCGGCGCTGGCGCAGCGTCCCACCCTGGACGTCGTCACCGCGCTCGCCCCGTCCGACCGCGTGAAGATCATCGCCGAGGTCAAGCGCGCGAGCCCGTCGCGCGGCGACCTCGCCGCCATTCCCGACCCGGCCCTGCAGGCACGTCGCTACGAGGAGGGCGGCGCGTCGGCGATCTCCGTCCTCACCGAGGGCCGAAAGTTCAAGGGCAGCCTCGCCGACCTCGAGGCCGTCAAGGCCGCCGTGACGCTCCCGGTGCTGCGCAAGGACTTCATCGCGACCGAATACCAGGTGCTCGAGGCCCGCGCGTCCGGCGCCGACCTGGTCCTCCTCATCGTCGCCGCGCTCGAGCAGGACGTCCTCGCCCGCCTCCACGCGTTCGTCCGCGAGCTGGGAATGACGGCGCTCGTCGAGACCCACTCGGCCGACGAGGTCGATCGCGCCGCGGATCTCGGCGCACAGCTCATCGGTGTCAACGCCCGCGACCTGTCGACCTTCCAGCTCGACCGCGACCTCTTCGGCCGCCTCGCGGAGCGCATCCCGGCGGGGGCGATCAAGATCGCCGAGTCCGCCGTGCTCGTGCCCGAGGACGTCGCCCACTACCGTCGTGCCGGCGCGGACGTCGTGCTCGTGGGCGAGGCCCTGGTCACGAACGATCCCGTATCCACCCTGCGCGCATTCCTGGAGGCAGGCGCATGA
- a CDS encoding DUF6704 family protein: MSNNIGDPGHGHSPAAWTAVVIMLIAVSIGTFFFFLDMPIFVWASAVLLVIGLLVGWIMKRAGYGVGGSKVAAKEH, from the coding sequence ATGAGCAACAACATCGGCGACCCCGGCCACGGACACTCGCCCGCAGCCTGGACGGCCGTCGTGATCATGCTCATCGCGGTCTCGATCGGCACCTTCTTCTTCTTCCTCGACATGCCGATCTTCGTGTGGGCGTCGGCGGTGCTCCTTGTCATCGGCCTTCTCGTGGGCTGGATCATGAAGCGCGCCGGCTACGGCGTGGGCGGCTCCAAGGTCGCCGCGAAAGAGCACTGA